The Candidatus Limnocylindrales bacterium genome includes the window AACCGAAAGATTTGTAAACAGGCTGGGTGTTTGAAACTTTCGAACGATTCCCATCCGGGCGCGGGAGTAGACTGGGAAATGTGTGATATTCTGGCCTTTAAACCAGATGGTACCTCGAGTAGGTTTTTGGTGACCCGATATCAGACTAATAAAAGTCGTTTTTCCCGCACCATTGGGACCGATAATACAGCGAATGGTTCCGGCCTCCAGGATAAAATTTATATCCTGATTGGCAATCAAGCCCTGAAAGGATTTGGTTAAATTCTCTGTACGTAATAGTTCGGTCATCTTCTAGAAAACAGCTTCAAAATCCTTCTTAAACTTCCAAGGTTTTTAAAGCCTGGATCTGACAACAGATTTTTAATCCACCCGCATAGCTTGTTCGGCTCGAACTTCCTGAATCGATTTAAGGGGGGTCTTTCGATTAAAGAGAGTAAATTGGGTTAAAGCACCGGCAACTCCCCCTTTGAAATAAATGATAGTGGTTACAAATAAAATTCCAAGTACCAGTTGCCAAAATCTGGGTGTAATGGCGCTCAGGTAATTGGAAAGGGAAGCTACCATAACCCCCCCTAAAAACACACCCAACAAGCTAGTCCGACCTCCTAGGGCTGTCCAGACAACCACTTCTGTGGAAAACGAGACCCCTCCCAGGGAGGGAGCCACGAAACCTGCATGGGTTCCATACAAAGCGCCCGCCCAGGTAGCTACGGCCCCTGAGATGGCAAAGGCTGCCGTTTTATAGAGTGAAGTATTGAAGCCCAGTGAAATCGCCCGGTCTTCATTCTCACGAATTCCTATAAGGACCTTACCGAACTTCGAAGTTATTAATTTTCGCAGTAAAAAATAGACAAAGGCAACCAGAGGTAAGACAAAATAATACATGGGAACATCATTGAACAAGGAGATCTCTCTGCCGGAACCCAGGGTCAGGGACATCCGGTCGATAAAAAAACCATTCCATCCTCCGGTAATATCGGACTGACTTACCGCGATTTGCTCAACAATGATAGATAATGCCAGGGTTACAATTACAAAATAGGCGTCCCGCACTCCCGCACTGAACAGAAAATACCCTATTATCGTGGCAAGCCCGGCCCCCATAAAGGCACTGAGGATAATGCCTGCATACGCCGGATTGATACCAAATCCATTATATTTCATGCACAATCCCATTGTGTAAGCACCCAAGGCAAAAAAGCCAGCCTGTCCAAAACTTAGAATACCGGTAAAACCCCATAATAAACCCAGTGACATGGCCAGCGTGCCATATAACATATACTGGGGTAGAATGTAAATGATATAACCAGAAATGAACACGGGAAGCAAACTCAGAATGAGAAAGACTAAAACGGCAAACTTCTCCTCTGACCAGGATTTTTTCAAAAAATGCTTCATCATCTTCTACCTTGAACGGTCCAGAGACCAGAGGGTCGAAACCTGAGAACCACAATTGCCAGTGCAAAGACAATGGTTTGGGCAAAGGTCTGTTTGAACTGCAAGGCAGCAAAAAAGGTCTCTGAACCTCCTATCAAAAAGCTGCCCACCAGGGTTCCACCCAGAATTTGGCCGATCCCTCCCACAATTACAACAAAGAAAGATCGGGCCAGAAAGACCATGCCGATATAAGGATCCACACTTAATAGGGGACTGATTAAAGCTCCTGCCAGGCCTGCTATACAGGAACCTGCTACAAAGACCATCTTATACATGTAAGCAATATTGACACCGAGCAAGCTTGCCATCTCACGATTCTGAATAAGCGCACGGATCTTTATACCCAAAGAGGTATGATAGAAAACCACAGCCAGGGTAAAGATTAAGAATAACGAGATACAGGCCAGTAAGGATTGATAGGCAGGTAATTCGACAATCCCAAGGTTAATACTATCCGGTAGTGGATTTTTTACGTTCCGTAGGTCTGTACCAAAGACAATTTTGATTAACTCGGTCATGATCAAAAAAAAGCCCCAGGTAATCAAAAGAGTCTCAAAGGGTTTATCATAAAAATGTCGGATAACAAGGTGTTCCAACAGAAGTCCTATCA containing:
- a CDS encoding branched-chain amino acid ABC transporter permease; protein product: MMKHFLKKSWSEEKFAVLVFLILSLLPVFISGYIIYILPQYMLYGTLAMSLGLLWGFTGILSFGQAGFFALGAYTMGLCMKYNGFGINPAYAGIILSAFMGAGLATIIGYFLFSAGVRDAYFVIVTLALSIIVEQIAVSQSDITGGWNGFFIDRMSLTLGSGREISLFNDVPMYYFVLPLVAFVYFLLRKLITSKFGKVLIGIRENEDRAISLGFNTSLYKTAAFAISGAVATWAGALYGTHAGFVAPSLGGVSFSTEVVVWTALGGRTSLLGVFLGGVMVASLSNYLSAITPRFWQLVLGILFVTTIIYFKGGVAGALTQFTLFNRKTPLKSIQEVRAEQAMRVD
- a CDS encoding branched-chain amino acid ABC transporter permease — encoded protein: MMSIIVSVLFDAALLTLTLALAALGLAVIYGLMGVINMGHGAMLTLGAYLTWAATSRGIPFVFSVLLAALIVGVIGLLLEHLVIRHFYDKPFETLLITWGFFLIMTELIKIVFGTDLRNVKNPLPDSINLGIVELPAYQSLLACISLFLIFTLAVVFYHTSLGIKIRALIQNREMASLLGVNIAYMYKMVFVAGSCIAGLAGALISPLLSVDPYIGMVFLARSFFVVIVGGIGQILGGTLVGSFLIGGSETFFAALQFKQTFAQTIVFALAIVVLRFRPSGLWTVQGRR